The DNA window GGAAATGAGTGTGAAACTGTTAAAGCGAGTTATATTGAGAGCCTACGCCAAGAGTATCAATATCAGCATCAATTCATCACTGAAGCGAATCGAGTCAAGCCGGAAATGGAAGAGTGGATTGTGATAGGTGAAAACGCGCTGCCCCAAGTTCCGGGAAGAATCTACGTCCAGAAAACGGAATCAACCGCGAATATCTGGCACACAACACGTGCTGGGGCGAATTCGGAGACTGGAGAGGTTTGCTCGGTTAACGGATCGGAACTTTCCGAAAGACAGAGATTAAACCTCTTGAACACCGGGACAGTTCCAAAAGGCTGGGAAGTCGTCTATGTAGATGGAAATGGAAACCCCGTCCGCTAACACACGTGATTTAACTGCAAGGAAAATTAAAAAATGTCTAACCCATTAGCGATTTCAGGCGGCACCCCTGTGCGAAATACAGAAAGCGAGCCGTGGTCTTCATGGCCGCTTACCACGACTGAAGAGTGGGAGTCGAAAGTTGAGCCGTTGCTCCGCGAAGTGTACCTGAGTGCGAATGAAGGCTCCGGTGGCACGATGATTGAGCGTTTGGATGAACAATATGCCCAGTATTCTGGCACGAACTACGCCCTCTTTATGCCGCATGGGACCGATTCAATCAGTGCCGCTTTAGCGGGTGCGCTGGATCTCGATGGGTTTAGCGATGGTGGCGAGGTTATCGTGCCGAATTATACCTTCGTCGCAACCGCAAGCGCAGTGTTAGAACGCCGATGCACTGTGGTGTTCGTAGACATTTCACCGGAGACCTTCACGATTGATCCGAAAGCGGTGGAGGCGGCTATTGGTCCGCAAACGCGGGCGATTCTGCCTGTCCATCTCGGAGGGCACCCAGCAGATATGGGAGCTTTACGGGAAATTGCCCAACGCCATAACCTCGCGATTATTGAGGACTGTGCACAGGCGCACGGGGCAGAGTATCAGACGAAAAAGGTTGGATCCCTCAGCGATGTCGGGGCTTTTAGTTTCCAAGCCTCAAAAAATCTGACTTCCGGTGAAGGCGGTATGGTTACGACAAACGATAAGGATATTCACGATCGGGTCTGTGCCTTCATGAATGTCGGACGCGCACCCGGGGGCGCACGCTGGGAATACCCGAGACTCGGATGGAACTACCGTCCCTCAGAGTATCTCGCTGCAATATTACTCGTCCGGTTGGAACTGTTAGAGTCACAAACCGATCGCCGCAATCGAAACGCAACCTATCTCTCCAACGC is part of the Candidatus Poribacteria bacterium genome and encodes:
- a CDS encoding DegT/DnrJ/EryC1/StrS family aminotransferase; the encoded protein is MSNPLAISGGTPVRNTESEPWSSWPLTTTEEWESKVEPLLREVYLSANEGSGGTMIERLDEQYAQYSGTNYALFMPHGTDSISAALAGALDLDGFSDGGEVIVPNYTFVATASAVLERRCTVVFVDISPETFTIDPKAVEAAIGPQTRAILPVHLGGHPADMGALREIAQRHNLAIIEDCAQAHGAEYQTKKVGSLSDVGAFSFQASKNLTSGEGGMVTTNDKDIHDRVCAFMNVGRAPGGARWEYPRLGWNYRPSEYLAAILLVRLELLESQTDRRNRNATYLSNALKAIEGITPPKLAPWVTKHGYHLYCLKYDPQGFGGKSRQEFVNALSAEGIPCSIGYRSPLSEEPGMAHVAKKYPHLIRSLPCPNAASVCEQSVWLFQNLFLSSETDMDQIVEAIAKIHQTWR